One window from the genome of Nicotiana tomentosiformis chromosome 5, ASM39032v3, whole genome shotgun sequence encodes:
- the LOC104098581 gene encoding coniferyl alcohol acyltransferase, with protein MALEDARNGDYAVSIIRKSVVKATGPIPEPRILTLSNLDLLSGRFPVTYFYVYHKAKHNDSSASVADELKNSLANCLSHFYPFAGRIIPNPETNEPEILCDNTGALFLVAQASISLNQLDFYNLNKCLEGKLVPIHEEFPVQVQLTNYECGGIFITFTFDHALGDASSFTKFLLMWSEIARKKPLSFSPDHRRYLLRARYPPIYNRSFDKSFISCSLHDILHISTPSTLLKRLYYIDASNIDRLQKLASLDGTKRTKIEAFSAYIWKIMVKAIDKGHSKKCKMGWLVDGRTRICNTEKVMENYIGNALSIAVGEASVNEIEQASIANVANNVHNAISKVTSAEHFLDLIDWIECNKPGLVLAKIVLGQGGPAIVVSSGRRFPVAEVDFGFGSPVVGTVYSTIQKLGVGYINQRPGAKGDGSWTISAILWPEMIEALESDSEHVFQPMTSNHLKLL; from the coding sequence ATGGCACTGGAAGATGCAAGAAATGGTGATTACGCAGTAAGTATCATCAGAAAATCAGTAGTAAAAGCCACTGGTCCAATTCCAGAGCCTCGTATTCTCACCCTTTCAAACCTTGACCTTCTCAGTGGACGATTTCCAGTGACCTACTTTTACGTCTACCACAAAGCAAAACATAACGACTCATCAGCTTCAGTCGCTGATGAATTAAAAAATTCCCTTGCTAATTGCCTCTCCCATTTCTACCCATTTGCTGGTCGAATTATTCCAAATCCAGAAACAAATGAGCCTGAAATTCTCTGTGATAATACCGGTGCTCTATTTTTGGTAGCACAAGCCAGCATTTCACTAAATCAGCTTGACTTCTACAATCTCAACAAGTGTCTAGAGGGAAAATTAGTTCCAATACATGAGGAGTTTCCAGTACAAGTCCAACTCACAAATTACGAATGTGGAGGCATATTTATAACATTCACATTTGATCATGCTTTAGGTGATGCTAGTTCCTTTACGAAGTTTTTACTAATGTGGTCAGAGATTGCAAGGAAAAAACCGCTCTCTTTCTCGCCTGACCACCGACGGTACCTTCTTCGTGCTCGGTACCCACCTATATACAACCGTTCCTTTGACAAATCGTTTATTTCATGCTCTCTTCACGATATACTCCACATATCGACCCCGAGTACATTGCTTAAGCGGTTATACTACATTGATGCGTCGAATATCGACAGGTTGCAAAAATTGGCTTCACTCGATGGTACCAAAAGGACTAAAATCGAGGCGTTCTCGGCTTACATATGGAAGATTATGGTCAAGGCAATTGATAAAGGACACAGCAAGAAGTGCAAGATGGGATGGTTAGTTGATGGAAGAACAAGGATATGTAACACTGAGAAAGTAATGGAGAATTATATTGGGAATGCTTTATCTATAGCTGTTGGTGAAGCAAGTGTCAATGAAATTGAGCAAGCATCTATAGCAAATGTCGCGAATAACGTGCACAACGCCATCTCTAAAGTGACAAGTGCAGAACATTTCTTAGATTTAATTGATTGGATTGAATGTAACAAGCCGGGATTGGTGCTCGCGAAAATTGTCCTCGGCCAAGGTGGTCCAGCGATTGTTGTCTCATCTGGACGGAGGTTCCCGGTGGCTGAAGTAGATTTTGGCTTCGGAAGTCCAGTTGTAGGAACAGTATACTCCACCATACAAAAGCTTGGAGTTGGTTACATTAACCAAAGGCCAGGTGCTAAGGGTGATGGATCTTGGACTATCTCAGCTATCTTGTGGCCTGAGATGATTGAGGCATTAGAATCAGATTCAGAGCATGTTTTTCAACCTATGACTTCAAATCATCTTAAACTTCTTTAG